The Verrucomicrobiia bacterium genomic sequence TCAACATCTTGAGTTCCACTTCACCGCCACCAGCCTGCATTCGCCCGAGCGCGTGCGGGTCCGATACAAACTCGAGGGCCACGATCCGGACTGGCGTGAGGCTGGCTCCGTGCGCCGCGCGAGCTACACCAAAGTCCAGCCGGGCCATTACCAGTTCCGGGTGCAGGCGCGCAGTCATGAAGGCCGTTGGAGTCAGCGCGACGCGGTGCTGGCCTTCAGACTGGCACCTTACTTTTGGCAGACCTGGCCCTTCCACCTTGGCAGCCTTTTCGCCGTAACGGGAGCGGCTGGCGGGTTCGCGGCGTTGCACCTGCGCCGGCAACGTCATCGTTCGGAGGCGCGGCGTCTGATGTCTTTGCAGCGCGAACGAGAACGCATTGCCAGGGATATGCACGACAATCTCGGCGCACATTTGACCGAACTCGCTTTCACCGTGAGTCACCGGTCGGAGGCGGGCAAACAGGTGCGTGCCTCCCTGGACGAACTGCACGACGCGGTCTGGGCCGTGAATCCGAACAATGACTCCTCGGCGGAACTCGCTGGGTTTATTGCGAATCACTCCCGCCGATGCCTTTCAGCCGTCGGTCTCGCCGCGGAACTCGACTTGCCACCGGCCAGCCCGCAGATTGCCGTCCCCGGCGTCGTGCGCCATGAGGTCGCGGCCATGTTCAAGGAAGCCATCCGCAACGTGATTCAGCACGCCCATGCGCGCTCCGTGAAAATCCGACTGCGAGCGGACGAACGTGAACTCAGTCTCTGCATCCAGGATGACGGGGGCGGCTTCAGGATCACGCCGGGAGCGGGTGCGGAGCCATCCGTGGCGCGTGACGTGGCGGTGCCCTCAATGCGTGGCAACGGCCTGCGCAACTTTCACACGCGCTGCGAGCAACTGGGAGGCTGTTGCCGCATCGACTCGGTGCCGGGCCGGGGGACACGAGTCGAATTCTCCGTTCCGCTTCACAATGAGACCTTCGTGAAGCAAGGCCGCTGGTTCCGCCGGGGCCGGACCGCGAAGCCAGGGACTTCCCAGGCGCACGGATGGGGCCGGTACCCGGCGGATCATCATCCGTAATGTCCGTGCCCGCCGTGACCTGGGTGCCTCCTGCCTGATGAAGACCAACATCCGCATCGCCGTGGTCGAGGATGTCGCCAGAGTCCGCCGGCAGATCGTCGAAACCCTGAACGCCCGGCCGGACTGGGAGGTGGTGGCGGAGTGTGCGCATGCCGACGCGGCGCTGCACGAGATTCCTGCCGCACATCCGGACGTCGTGCTGCTGGACATCCAGCTTTCCGGCACCTCCGGACTGGACCTGATTGCACCCTTGAAGCGCCGCGTGCGTCATGTCCGTGTGGTCATGCTGACGGTGGTGGAAAGCAGTCGTGAGATCGCGTGCGCCATAGGACTTGGCGCCCAGGGCTATCTCGTCAAACAAGATGCACCGGACCTCGTCGCGGGCGTGGAGGACATACTGGCGGGTCGCACGCCGCTGATGAGTGCAACGGTCGCGCGACAGATATGGGCGCTGTTGAAGGACCTCCATCCGGGTGCGGTTCAGCGGAATTCCGGTCTCACGCCCCGCGAGATTCAGGTGCTTGACCTGACGGCGCAAGGTCTCCAACGGGGCGAGATTGCGGCCGCACTCGGCATTTCCGAAAACACTGTGAAGCACCACTTCGGAAACATTTTCGAGAAGCTGGGCGTCCACTCGGTGAAGGAGGCGTTGATCAAACTGAGAGGAGGCCGTGGGTTGCTGGATTGACCGACGTAGCGAAGGGAACCTGTGGTGGGTTCTGGGAGACTTGGGGTCCGCCGCCGATTTCCTGGGTGGCTTTCGTCCAGGCCGAACTCTCCATCGCGTTCCGCGGGCACTCGCATGCGCCCGCATCGCCCACATGGGCCATTCCCTGCCGGAAATTCACCGCGTAGCCTTGGTGCGTGATTCCGGCAATATTCATCGCACCAGGCGTTTCCCGGCTCTTGGCAGGCATGGTCCTGGTGGGGCTTCCATGCTTCGTCGGCGCGCAAATCCCTCTGACCAACGGCGGCAACCACAGCGATGCCATCTCCGCCGCCGGCGAAACGGACACTTGGACCTTCTCCGCCGAGGCCGGAGACCAAATCTATCTGCGCGCCAGTCAGACGAGCGGCGGCGCGACCTTCGCGCCCCGCATTCGTGTCTTCGATGCCGGTGAAACCCTGATTGGCAGCGTCGCCGGTTCCAGTTCCTCCGGCACCTCCTCCGCGCGGCTGGATTTCATTTCTCCAGGTACCGGAACGTTCACAGTGCGCGTGGACTCCGCCCTGGCCAACGGCACGGGCAATTACCGCGTGGACTTCCTCCGCCAGCCCGGTGCCACCACGATTCCTCCCGGTGAGACCGGCGGGCCGCTGGCCAACGAGGCCCGCACCGATGGCGCCATCGCCCTCGGCGACCTCGACGCGTGGAGCTTTGACGCCGACGTGGGAAATCTCGTGGAGCTGCGG encodes the following:
- a CDS encoding response regulator transcription factor, whose amino-acid sequence is MKTNIRIAVVEDVARVRRQIVETLNARPDWEVVAECAHADAALHEIPAAHPDVVLLDIQLSGTSGLDLIAPLKRRVRHVRVVMLTVVESSREIACAIGLGAQGYLVKQDAPDLVAGVEDILAGRTPLMSATVARQIWALLKDLHPGAVQRNSGLTPREIQVLDLTAQGLQRGEIAAALGISENTVKHHFGNIFEKLGVHSVKEALIKLRGGRGLLD